GACAAGGCGAAGCACCACCACCCCCTTTCTTCGAGAAACCTGGGCGAGCTGGCGGGTATCCTGAAGGAGAGCGGGCAGGATGACGTGGAGAAGCAGcagaagcagcagcagcaacaacaacaacagcaaTCGAGGAGGGGCAACTATGTCAAGAACAAGCAGGCCAACTGGACGCCGCAACTGCACTTCGTATGGGACCTGATTGTGCGGCACTTCCTGCGCAAGGGTCCTGCAGGTGTCGATGAGTTCAGATCTTTCTGGAAGCGAGTTGTTGATGGTGAGTATCGAAAGGTGGCAGCTTTTCCACGCGCCGAGCTAATCAAGGCATTGCAGACAACTTCTTCGCCAAGACCGCCACTGAGGGACAAAAGTTCAGGGGCTTCCTGGTTTTCCAGAAGATGCTCCAGAGCTACGCCGATATCGACGACCTCCTCGACGTGCTCTTCAGCAGGAACCTGATGACATGCCTCATCAACCAGGCATCCCAGGAGGATCGCTTCCTTCACCGGGCAGCTTTGAAGACTTTGAAGGTCGTTGAGGAGACTTCTGCGGCGCATCCTGAGGCCACCGGCATCATTCTCGACAACCTGATTAACAACAACGGACTGTATCGATTCGATGTCATGACCAAGAGCAAGACGGTAGACAAGATTCTTCAGCATGTGAAAGCCGATACTGGCGAGGATGTCATCCAGGTTCTTAGCGGACCTGTCATGAAGACTTCTACGACATCGTGCGTCGAATCCCCTTCCTTGCAGATTGACTTGTGCTTGATGCTGACTTTCACACAGAAAGGATATTAACTCGGTTAAGCTCGACCTCCGCGTTTACATCGAATACATCTTCCGCCTGACTACCTCGGCACCGGAACCTGCGCTTCAGGAGCTGACATCTCTCGCCTATGCCAAGCCCATATGGATCCCGGAGAACGCAAACTCGCTAGTTACGGAACTGAGCAGAAGCCGACTTCAGTCAGCCTTTGCAAAGCTCTCTCGCAAAGCTGAGGACGCCAACTACCTGTGCACGGCAGTGCAGTCGATCAACCCAGACTACATTCGTATGGAGGGAGAGATGAAGAAGGAGGTTCACGCAGCACGGAAGCGGTTGGAGAAACTCATGAAAAAGAGTGCCTCCGCTAGCGAGAGCTCGACGGACGAGGTCAAGATTTCACAGGGCTTGGCGCTGCTTCACGCCATTGCCATCTTCCAGCTCTACAACGAGGAGCCGGATGCGTTTCAGCTTTTGAGCGATCTCAAGGAGTACCAGACTCGCCTGCAGACGGACGAGGAGGGTGCTGCTGAGTTCTTGGTCGAGATCTTACTTTCACTCGTCTCTCAGCAGTCGTCGCTTCTACGCGAAATTTCGCAGCGGGTGTTTGGCTACTTTACTAGCAGAGTTTCTCCCAAGGCGCTGGAGCTATTGCTGGACGTCCTTTCCGCCGACGAGAGCGCCAAGGGGCAGCAGTCGCTCTTTGACGTCGACGCCGATGATATGGATCTTGAAGACATGGAAGAGGACGAGGAAGACGAGTCCGACGATGAGGCCGGTTCTGACGCTGAGGTGGACTCCAACGTCGAATTCGATGCTCTTGACGCCGGCGATGATGAGGAGAACGACGATGACGAAGGAGAATCTGGATCGGATGAAGAggcagacgacgaggaagcaCAGAACCTCGCAGACCTCGACGACGCTCTCGGCCAAATTCTCAACAGCCACCGCCTCGACAAGGACGAAGACGCAGAGTCATCGGACAACGACTCGGACATGGGCGACGACGACATGCTGGAGCTGGACGGAAAGCTGGCCGAGGTCTTCAAGCAGCGTCAAAAGGCGGCGCCGAGCAAGAAGAAGGAGCGCAAGGCCGCCAAGGAGTCCGTCGTCAACTTTAAGAGGCGTGTGCTGGACCTGCTCGAGATCTTTGTGCGCAACGAGGCGGGTAGCCCGACGACGCTGGCGATCTTGCAGCCGCTGCTGCAGCTCGTCCGCACGTCGACCATTAAGACACTCTCTGACCGGGCTTTTGAGCTGGTCAAGGACTACCAGAAGCGCGCGCGCAAGGCGAGGTCCGGTGGTGGCGGCAAGTCGACGGAGGACAGCAAGTTGGACCTTGAGGAGGCGGTCGAGGTCCTGAAGGGCGTCTATGCTGAGCTCAAGGCCGGCGAGACAAAGTCTCACGCAAAGGCCGCTGTGCCTGCCTGCCTGATCGCTGCTTCTAGCGTGTTCCACGCTGGCAAGGGAGACCGGGCTGCCGTTGATGCCATTGTTGGGGATGTGGAGGAGGCAACGGCGACGCAGCTGGAAATGAAGAAGGCCTGGGACGAGTGGTGCAGGAACCAGGAGGCTctgaagaagaaggcggccGGCGGTGCTGGAAAGAGTACATAGATGAGGGGGAAAGACTCAGATGGGGTCTGGTAGATTTTTATCTGATACAAAAGCTTTTGTTTCTGGCGCATGGGTATGGGATGGGAACAAAGATCTGGATTTGTGTCATGTCGAAAAAAGCATTGGCCTCACGAGGCACAGGGAAGATTCTGGGCTCACGGTCttgagtatatttaatacatAGAGCCCGACTTCCACAATTCACACAGATTTCACAGAGCATTATACTCTCTTTTCTCGCTTCTTGATACTTTCTACTCACCTTGAATTGGCTTGCCTTTTCAACTTATCTTCTACGACATATGTCAATTTGATCCCTACTCACCCAGCTCCTTTAAATAGGAGAACACCAACCAATGATTTTTTTGTTTTTTGATCTTACAAACTCGACCCAGAGTAAGCCCAGCAGACAATATCATGCCATATACCAAAAGGAAACTCTTCAAAACTTGACATCCCAAACTCCACCCTGGCGCTTGGGGTCGTTCCTAACAGGAATTTCACCAGCCCCTGAGCTTGCACCAACTTGGACAATCGTGGCATCACCTGGGCCAAATTCATACACTTCAACAGCTCGAGCCGTTCCAATCTCATCCCCATGCCAGGTAGCTCTACGGCTCGACAACGTAGCAGGGGTAGGCAGGTGGAAGTCGGGGTTCTCATCTCTGCGCAGCCTGGCAAGAGTACCATCGTCCCTGCTCACCAATAAGCCGAAAGTGACCCAGTCAACCTGGGGAGGCTCCCTTGTATCATCACCACCCAGATTCCCGGAAGCTTCTCCATGCGTCGACTCACCACTAGAATAGATGCTCTGGCTGGTTGGCTCGGGTGGCGGGCTGCCTGCTTCGGATTCGGTCTCTCGGTCCCAGAAAGAAAGGTCATTGGGCGGGCCCTCATGGGCAAGGGAGTCTGTAGAATGAGACCATCTAGACTGGTTCCCATCATGACTACTAGAAGGCAAGCCCTGACTGGGTGAGGCCGAGGCTGGATCCGGGTTGCAGGTTCTAAGAGCACCTGTTGCAGCCTCGACCTCTCTAAGCCATTGAGAGACGCCGATCTGGGTTTGGTCAAATGCGAGCGAGTCTTCAGA
The Colletotrichum lupini chromosome 6, complete sequence DNA segment above includes these coding regions:
- a CDS encoding DNA polymerase phi, whose translation is MTKTASAKRKRAEREALKAAESNKRAKSSHDASADGSNSPDSNDVADAATGSNGTRLPKILLEKKLFVENSTGKDRVREAKLYDLLSSENETDRLEAAGAIISSLLDDEGVTEACLTRHLDWRLFRGLASGRAASRLGYSVVLTEILSQLLGPPRNLCRDKYPGLTFDKVLEMLMERTRFGGNISGQEERDLYFGQLFGLECFVRARILFLEEEGPDRWNEILRLLVKLGGKKIWLRPQCGWVVAQALAQLDRPRVEMVLQQLVELGWAKTPEGVGIWLVAFEQCPELTTGDKAKHHHPLSSRNLGELAGILKESGQDDVEKQQKQQQQQQQQQSRRGNYVKNKQANWTPQLHFVWDLIVRHFLRKGPAGVDEFRSFWKRVVDDNFFAKTATEGQKFRGFLVFQKMLQSYADIDDLLDVLFSRNLMTCLINQASQEDRFLHRAALKTLKVVEETSAAHPEATGIILDNLINNNGLYRFDVMTKSKTVDKILQHVKADTGEDVIQVLSGPVMKTSTTSKDINSVKLDLRVYIEYIFRLTTSAPEPALQELTSLAYAKPIWIPENANSLVTELSRSRLQSAFAKLSRKAEDANYLCTAVQSINPDYIRMEGEMKKEVHAARKRLEKLMKKSASASESSTDEVKISQGLALLHAIAIFQLYNEEPDAFQLLSDLKEYQTRLQTDEEGAAEFLVEILLSLVSQQSSLLREISQRVFGYFTSRVSPKALELLLDVLSADESAKGQQSLFDVDADDMDLEDMEEDEEDESDDEAGSDAEVDSNVEFDALDAGDDEENDDDEGESGSDEEADDEEAQNLADLDDALGQILNSHRLDKDEDAESSDNDSDMGDDDMLELDGKLAEVFKQRQKAAPSKKKERKAAKESVVNFKRRVLDLLEIFVRNEAGSPTTLAILQPLLQLVRTSTIKTLSDRAFELVKDYQKRARKARSGGGGKSTEDSKLDLEEAVEVLKGVYAELKAGETKSHAKAAVPACLIAASSVFHAGKGDRAAVDAIVGDVEEATATQLEMKKAWDEWCRNQEALKKKAAGGAGKST